A region of the Candidatus Atribacteria bacterium ADurb.Bin276 genome:
TGCGGAACTATCACGACATTGTCCATATTCATCAATTCCTGCTCAATCGCTGGTTCGTTTTCAAAAACATCCAGTGCTGCTCCACGAATGACACCACCTTTTAGCGCTTTAACCAAAGCCTTTTCGTCAATTATTGGTCCTCGAGCAGTATTGATTAAATAACTTTCTTTTTTCATCATACTAAATTCTTCCTGGCCAATGAGATGAAAAGTTTCCTCAGTCAGCGGAACATGTACAGAAATAAAATCGCTTTTTCGAAGGAGTTCATCAAAACTTACATAACTTGCTCCTAATTCTTTTTCTATAATAGGAGGAACAGGTTCCCTATCATAATATATAACTTTGAGATTAAATCCCTTGGCCCGCCGAGCCATAGCTTGTCCTATTCTACCAAAACCAATGAGCCCTAAGGTTGATTCATGGATATCAGTCCCTAATAACAACATTGGTTCCCAACCTCGGAATTTACCAGCTCGAACCAACTTGTCTCCTTCAACAATACGCCGGCCAATACACATCAGAAGTGCCCAAGCTAAATCTGCGGTTGTTTCGGTAAGGACCCCGGGGGTATTGGTAACCATTATCCCTCTTTTGGT
Encoded here:
- a CDS encoding putative 2-hydroxyacid dehydrogenase; the protein is MTKPRIFVTRRIPQEGLEILKRCCQVEVSDYDGVIPRSLLLEKVKDTDGLLVLLTDMIDKKVIVAAGKKLRVISNYAVGYNNIDVVEATKRGIMVTNTPGVLTETTADLAWALLMCIGRRIVEGDKLVRAGKFRGWEPMLLLGTDIHESTLGLIGFGRIGQAMARRAKGFNLKVIYYDREPVPPIIEKELGASYVSFDELLRKSDFISVHVPLTEETFHLIGQEEFSMMKKESYLINTARGPIIDEKALVKALKGGVIRGAALDVFENEPAIEQELMNMDNVVIVPHIGSASYRTRTKMAIMAAKNLISALKGERPEFLVNSEVLGKN